The Desulfococcus multivorans DNA window GTCAGAAATGCCTTCGAGCTTGCCTACGGCTGATCAATCCTGTCACCGGCAGCATGCGCCCCCTGGTCAGGGTAGGGATGGTGCCGACTGAATGCCCTTATCGCAGGCGGGCGGCGAAAGATTCGGGGTATCCCGCGTCGAGAATTTTGCGGATCGCCGTATCGATATCGTAACTGACCCGACGCACCTCCACCGATGACGCCGATATATCCCAAATGACATATTTGGCACGGTTGTCCCCGTCCCTGGGCTGGCCTACACTTCCCACGTTGATGAGATAGGCGGCGTCGTTTTCCAGAACGGCAACGCCCCGGGAGAACGGCAGGTAACGGGCGGATCCGCCGCGTACCCGAATCAGGTTCAACTCATGGGTGTGGCCGATGAAACAGTGCTTTTCGTCGATGCGGTGAAATGCGCGGCATATCTTGCGCTCCCGCATCTGGTAGAGGTAGAGGAACGGAGACTTCGGGGGAAATCCGTGAACGAACCGGGATCCCCATCGGATCAATAGGGACGGCATGCGATGGATATCCGCCAGGGTTTGAGAGGACAGCCCCGCGAAGGTCGATTGGAGTGTTGCCTGAACCTGTGGATTGAACCATTTGAAGAACCGAGGATATCTCACCGCCATTTCATGGTTTCCGAGAACCGAGAGGATGCCGCGCTCCCGAATCAACGCCATTACCGCTTCGGATTCGGCGCCGTATCCAATGTTATCACCCACTGAGACGATATGCTGGATTCCGGATCCGTCAATGTCCCTCAATACCGATTGAAACGCTTCGAGGTTTCCGTGGATGTCGGCAATGACGGCTATCCGCATGGCGTTTTTTTCAAATGGACAGCGGGATAACGTTCAGGTACCAGTTGATGAGACGGGGGCCGAAAAAGACGTAAATCGCTGCACCGGCTGAGAGAAAAGGGGCGAAAGGGACGGCCAGCTTCATGGTCTTCCCGCCGGTGATCATGAGTCCGACGCCCACGAGGGTTCCCAGGGCGGAACCGACGAACAGCGTGAACAGAACGCCCTTCCACCCGATGAGCGCTCCGATCATGGCCAGGAGCTTGATATCTCCACCGCCCATGCCGTCTGTTTTCTTGAGAGCGCTGTAACTCCAGGCGACGATGTAGAGGCTTCCTCCCCCGAACAGGATGCCTAAAAGAGCGTCTTTTACCGTCATCGACGGTACGGCCAATGAGGCGAGGAAGAACAAGGGGATTCCCGGGAGGGAAATGACGTCGGGAATGATCCTGTGATCGATGTCGATGAGACTGACGACCCAGAGCGTCGATAGGAACGTGAAGTAAACGATGGCTGACAGGCTTGCACCGAAAGTGGCGAATATGGCTGTCGCCGTAAGGCCGGTCGCCAGCTCGAGGGCCGGATATCGAAGCGGGATGGAGACACCGCAGTCTCGGCATCGACCTTTCAGGAGGGCATAGCTCAGCAGGGGAATATTGTTGTGGAACCGGATGGGCGCTCCGCATACCGGACAGGCGGACGGAGGGCGAACAATGGATTTCGCACGGGGGATCCGAAAGATGCAGACGTTCAGGAAGCTGCCGATGCACAGCCCGAAAACGAACACCACAAAGTGGATCAGGACCGATGGGTATATGGCCATGATAAATATATAGAAAGTTGAATGTCGGATGATTCCGCAAGGAATTTGAATTCAGGACTTGCGAATGTCGAAGCGCTCGATCCATCCATGGCTTTGCGCAGTGACAAAGCGTAGTGCATGACATATAATTGAATATGTGAAACCGCCAACCCTGAATTGAGATGCCGATGATCGACTCCGGAACGCGATCGGTTGTAATTGAAGTTGTAATAACCATGACATTCATGTCCTAGTTTTGCAAAAAAAGCAAGGATCATATTGTCAAAATGGAAATATGCGTTATCATATACGCTGAATTTATTCGCCTGAAGTCATGACTTAAGGCTGTCCGTTTTCAGCCGCACCACCGTCTGGAGTGCGCCGGAGATGGCATAAACGGTTACGGAAAATAGGAGAGAAAATGGCCGAATCGGACAAAGATGATCTTATCAGCATCATAGAAGAAGACGAAGAGGATATCGATATACCGGAAGTGTTGCCGTTGATGCCGGTGCGGGATGTCGTCATTTTTACGGATATGTTGCTGCCGCTTTTCGTGGGGCGGAAGAAATCCGTCAGAGCGGTGGAAGAAGCGGTGGCAAACGACAATTATCTGATGTTGGCTACCCAGCAGGATCCCGGCGTCGAAAACCCGAAACCCGAGGAGATATACACCCTGGGGACGGTAGCCCGCGTGCTTCGCATGTTGAAACTTCCGGACGGACGGATGAAAGCGTTGGTTCAGGGCGTTGCCAAGGCACGGATAGTGGAATACGTTCGTAAGCGCTCCTGGTATAGTGTCAAGATCAATCTCATCGAGGACCTGCCGGTTTCCAAGGATGACCTCACCATCGAGGCTCTCATGAGAAACGTCAGGGAGTACTCCGAGAAAATCATGACTCTTCGAGGGGAGATGAGCAGTGATGTGGGCGCCATTCTGGACAGCATCGAAGATCCTGGAAAGCTGGCCGACCTGGTGGCCTCCAACCTGAAGTTGAAGATTCAGGAATCTCAGATGATCCTGGAGATCATCGATCCTCTGGAGCGCCTCAAAAAGGTGAACGAGCTGCTTTCCCGTGAGGTGGACCTGTCGGCCATGCAGGCCAAGATCCAATCGGACGTAAAGGACGAGATTTCCAAGAGCCAGAGAGATTACTATCTGCGCGAGCAGGTGCGCGCCATTCACCGGGAATTGGGGGAGTTGGACGAAAAGGCCCTGGAGATCGAGGAGTACAAGCGGCGGATCAAACGGGCCCGTTTGGGCAAAGAGGCCAAGGAAGAGGCGGAAAAACAGCTCAGACGACTGGAGCAGATGCACCCCGACGCCGCCGAGGCGTCCATCGTCCGAACCTATCTGGACTGGCTGGTCGAACTTCCCTGGCAGAAAATGACCGCGGACCATTTCGACATCCCAGGGGCCAAAAAGGTGCTGGACGAAGACCATTACGGTTTGACCAAGGTCAAAGACCGAATACTTGAGTATTTGAGCGTCCGCAAGTTAAACCCCGAAACCAAAGGGCCCATTCTTTGCTTCGTGGGACCTCCGGGAGTGGGAAAAACTTCCCTGGGTCGTGCTATCGCCAAGGCCATGCGGCGGAAATTTTTTCGGATTTCTCTGGGAGGCGTTCGGGATGAGGCCGAGATTCGAGGACATCGCCGCACTTACATCGGCGCGCTCCCCGGTCGTATCATCCAGGGATTGAAACAGTGCGGCAGTCGGAATCCGGTGTTCATGATGGACGAGATCGATAAACTCGGCTCCGATTTCAGGGGCGATCCGTCATCAGCGCTGTTGGAGGCTCTGGACCCGGAGCAGAACGCCAACTTCAGCGATCACTACCTGAACCTTTCCTTCGATCTTTCCAAGGTGATGTTTATTCTTACCGCCAACATGACCGATACGATTCCTTCAGCCCTTCTCGACCGGATGGAGGTGATTCGGCTCTCCGGATACACTGACGAAGAGAAGATGGATATTGCGACGAAACATCTCTTGCCCCGACAGATCAAGGAAAACGGACTGAAGTCTAAAAATATCTCCATCACGGGCAATGCCATGCTCCAGATCATCAATGAATACACGTCGGAGGCGGGGGTCCGAAACCTCGAGCGGGAAATTGGGAGTATCTGCCGCAAGGTGGCCCGAAAGATAGCCGAGGGAGAAAAAGGGCCGTTTCTGGTTACTCGGGCCAATATTCATAAATATCTGGGGGTTCCACAGTACTATCCCGAGATGGACCAGGACGAGAGCCAAGTCGGTCTCTCGACGGGACTGGCCTGGACCGAGGCCGGAGGTGATGTCCTCTACATTGAGGTGTCGCTTTTCGGCGGGAAAGGAGATCTGCTCATCACCGGACAGCTGGGTGAGATCATGCAGGAATCCGCTCGAGCTGCCGTCAGTTATGCCCGTGCCAACATGGATCGATGGGGGGTGGACGAGTCGTTCTTCGAAAATCAGGATATCCACATTCACGTTCCCGCCGGTGCCATTCCCAAGGACGGTCCGTCGGCGGGTATCGCCATGGCAACCGCGCTGATATCGGTCATGACCGGTCGTCCGGTAAACAAGTATGTCGCCATGACCGGCGAGATCACCTTAAGAGGACGTGTCCTGCCCATCGGCGGTTTGAAGGAAAAAGCCCTCGGCGCTCTGAGAGGGGGCATTCAAACAGTGATTCTACCGGAGAAGAACAGGAAAGACCTCTCTGAAATTCCTGCGAACCTCAAACGAAAAATGAAGTTTATACCGGTTAAGCACATGGACGAGGTGCTTCCCATCGCCCTTGAGGAATCCGCCCCCAGGAAACGGCGGTCGGAACGGAAGACGCCCGCCGCGAAATCCCCCGGCACGTCGGCAGCGCGAGGGGAGCGCATGTGAGGATCCTGGCCGTCGACACCTGTTCCCGGAGCTGCAGTGTGGCCGTGACCGATTCAGGAAAGTTGGCAGGAGAGGTGACGACCCTGCGCCCGCAAACCCATTCCCGCCACCTGATGCGGATGATCGACATGGCCTTGGAGATGGCGGGCACGACGCTGGACGCGGTGGATGCCTTCGGCGTTACCCGTGGCCCGGGAAGTTTTACGGGGCTTCGCATTGGTATCAGCACAATCAAGGGATTGGCTCTGGCCGCCGGAAAACCGGCAGTAGGCGTTTCGAGTCTTCAAGCCCTGGCCTTGCCTTTGATGTGTTTCGATCGTCTTGTGTGCGCTCTCCTGGATGCAGGTAAGGGCGAGGTTTACAGCGCCTCTTATCGCTTCGCCCGAAGCGCCGGCCTTTCGGAAACCGAAGGCGACAGCCGATGGGGAACAACGGGTTTTTCAGCGGAGGAGAAGGTCCTGCACCCAGCGGACGTGTTAGCGGACATCACGGCGCCGTGTACGTTTGTGGGCGAAGGCGCCCGTGCTTATGCTTCCCTGATCACGGCCCGGCTGGGAGAGAAGGCCCGGCTGGCTGCAAACGAACATCATGTTATTCGAGGCGCCTCGGTGGCTCGGCTGGCCTTCCTTCGCCTGAAGTACGACGCGGGAAATGACATCACCGGCCTTGTCCCCAGGTATCTGCGCAAATCGGACGCGGAACTCAATCTCGACGCAAAACGCCGCACGGAACCCCGAAATGCCTGAGCCGCCATATCGTTTTTATTGACAATGCAGTATGATTTCACTATACAAAAACGATTGTCAGAGAACCATACCCTACAAAAGGCCGTTTAGATGAAAAATTTTGTCTGGTCCGATCCGCCGGGACAGACAGCATATCCCGTAGCAAAAGCCGGATATCCGTTTATATTCGCCGCCGCTTTTGCTACCGCTGTTTTTGCCCTTCTGGGGCTGGTCTGGCCGTCCGTTATTGGATTGGCGGCAACCCTAGGCATCTGTTGTTTTTTCAGGGATCCCGATCGTGTGATCCCCTACTCGGAAACGGGAGTCGTGTCACCTGCTGACGGCAGGGTGGTTTTCGTCGATACCGTCCCTGAGAATCCTTATATCGAAGGTCCGTCCTTGAAGGTCAGCGTGTTCATGAGCGTTTTCAATGTTCACGTGAACCGGGTTCCTTTTTCGGGAACCATTGTGGATGTTCTGTATCACCCCGGGAAATTTTTTTCGGCAAACCTGGATAAAGCCTCCAGCGATAACGAGCGCAATGCCGTCGTTCTCGAATCGTCCCAAGGCGTGCGGCTCTGCTTCGTTCAGATTGCCGGCCTGATCGCCCGACGGATTATCTGTTATGTCCAGCCCGGCGATCCGGTCACGAAAGGACAGCGTTTTGGTCTGATCTGTTTTGGTTCCCGGCTGGATCTATATCTGCCCTCGGATGCGACGCCATGCGTCCGGGTCGGCGATCGGGTGAAGGGCGGAACCTCCGTGTTGGGACATCTGAAATAAGCGGCCGTCTTCAGTGAGACCGCGCCGGGCGGTCTACGGAACGACACGATTCAAACGGAGACCACAGCGGTTGGTTTCGATAAAATGGCTCATGCTCAAGTTAGGTTTTAAGTGTCGTCAGATGGCTTAAAACCTAAATAATTTTATGAGATAACGTGGTGAGATAGCCCTCATGGCGTGGTGATGGTTTGACGGCGCTGTGATTCGTTTTTTGAGGAGCAGCGTATTCCGGGCGACGACCGGGGCTGAAAAGGCCGTCTGTCGAAAATGGGCGGTGCCCATGGAATCTTTGTTCGTTTCATTGCCGGCTATGCCAACTTTACATAACGCAGGAGAAAATTTTGGAACGTGTACCCATTACCAGAGAAGGATATGAATCCCTTAAACGAGAACTCGAAACGCTGAAGTCCGTCGAGCGACCGAAGAATATCAAGGCAATCGAAGAGGCCAGAGCTCACGGCGATCTTTCCGAAAACGCGGAATTCGATGCTGCGAAGGATCGTCAGGCGTTTATCGAGGGAAGGATCAGCGAACTGGGATTCAAGCTGGGGAATGCCGAGATCATTGACACTGAAAGTGTGTCCAGGGACCGTGCGGTCTTTGGATGCAAGGTGCTTCTTGAAAATATCGATACCGGAGAAGAGGTCCGGTATCAGTTGGTGGGACCTGATGAGTCGGATATCGAAAAAGGAAAGATTTCCGTTGGATCCCCCCTTGGAAAAGCGATCATCGGCAAATCGCCGGGAGAAGAAGTCGTTCTGAACGCTCCGGGCGGAAAACGGTGTTACGAGATCGTTGACATTTTGTAATCCAAAAGCGATAACCCGGGTCCGGCCGATTGAAGAAGCGGGCGGAGAAGAGGGAGAGGATAGTGGCGAGAATTACCATTGAGGATTGCCTGAACCGAGTTCCAAACCGGTTTAAACTGGTTCATATGGTGGCGAAGCGTGTTCGGCAGATCAGGGAGGGATCGGAATACCTGGTCAGCTCCCCGAAAAACGAAGATATTGTCGTGGCGCTGCGGGAAATCGCCGCAGCCAAAGTCTTTATCAAGAAAGAGCCCGACAAGGAATAGATGTTGCGGCACGTACACAAGACGCTCAGACGATCGGTGGGAAAGGCCCTGCACCGTTACGACATGATCGCGGATGGCGACCGGGTTCTGGTGGGCCTTTCGGGGGGCGCGGACAGTCTTACCCTGATGTGGTGTTTAAAGGAGCGTCTGGCCCGTGTTCCCATCCACTATGATCTGTTTGCCGTTTATATCGATCCTGGTTTTGAAGACGGCTTCAGCGACGATCTGATCCGTTATTCTGACGGCATGGGATATGCGCTGCGTGTGGAACATACCGATTTCGGCCCGCTGAGCCACAGCGACGTCAACCTGGAGAACCCTTGTTTTTTGTGCTCGCGGCTGCGTCGGAAGCGGCTTTTCGAGGTCGCCCGCGAACTCGGGTGCCGGAAGCTGGCGCTGGGGCACAACAAGGACGACATTATTGAAACCCTGTTTTTGAACATGTGCTACGCCGGTGAAATCAGCACCATGCTGCCGGTGCAGCCATTCTTTCAAGGCGCTTTTACGGTGATCAGACCTCTGGCGTTTTCGGACGAGGAGGTCATCCGGCGATTTGCAAAGGAAATGGCTTTCCCGGAATTCGTCAACTCGTGTCCCAGCGCCGCCACATCCCGGCGGGCTGAGATCAAGGCGATGCTGAAGACGCTCTATCGGTCCAATCGAAAAATCAAGGGAAATATTTTCAGGTCGATGAGTCATGTAAAACCGGATTATTTGTTACAATAGGCGCCGTGGATTGCCATATTCCGCAGCGCCGCAAACGATTCTCGAACCATGGTAGATGATGATAGACATACAAAGCCAGCGGGACGACCGCAATATCCCCATCGACAAGGTCGGCATCAAGAATCTCAGGTATCCCATCACCGTGAGAGACCGCCGAAACGGACGCCAGCACACGGTGGCCAGTATCAATATGTATGTGGATCTGCCCGGGAAGTATAAGGGCACCCACATGAGCCGCTTTGTGGAACTGCTCCACATCATCCGTCCGGAGATATCCCTTGACAAGTTTGCGCATATTCTCGAGCAGATGAAAGCCCATCTCGATGCGGCATCCGCCCACATTGAAATATCGTTTCCCTACTTTATCGAAAAGAAAGCGCCCGTCAGCGATTCCCCGGGCCTTCTGGATTATTCCTGCAAGCTCATCGGCGTGAGCGATTCGTCCGACGGTATCGACATCGTTTCGGAGGTGACGGTTCCCATCTCCTCCGTGTGTCCCTGTTCCAAGGAAATCAGCGATGTCGGCGCCCACAACCAGCGCGGCGAAGTGCGCCTCAGGACCCGATTCAAACGGTTTATCTGGATCGAGGATGTGATCGAGTTGGTGGAGGGATGTGCTTCCTGCGAGGTCTATTCGGTTTTGAAGCGTGTGGATGAAAAATGCGTGACGGAGAGGGGCTACAACAATCCCAAATTCGTCGAGGACGTGGTCCGTGACATCGCAGCCAAGCTACTCGAGGATCAGAACATCACCTGGTTTTCCGTCAGTGCCGAAAATTTCGAGTCCATCCACAACCACAGCGCATACGCCTCCATTACCCGCGGCGAAAACCCCAACGCAGGGGCGGAGAGTATCATCTAGTCGCTTTTTGTTCGAGAAGGCCGGCCAACCGTGACATGACCGGGTCGACGGATTTATCGGGGGTATTCAGTATCAGCACGAAAGGGGACAGACTGCCGTCCTTTCCCCTGACATAACCGACTCGCGTTTTGACCCCTGTGAGGCTTCCCGTCTTGTAATAGATGCCGCCGTCCTCCCGCATGAAGTCATGGAGCGGGGCGAAGGCTTCCAAGATCTTCATCATGCAAGCGGCCGTGATGCGATTTTCCCGCGATATCCCGGATCCTTCGACCATCCGTATGTCACGCCGCTTCAGCACAGTCCGGATATAGTCATCAGCGGCCAAAATGCCTTTTTCGAGGGTCCCCGGCGGGCCATGGACGGCGATTCCCGCTGAAATCAGCAGTTGATTCGCTATGTAGTTGTTGGAGTACATCAACAGTTGCCGAATGATCTCATCGAGACTGTATGTTGCGTCGTATCGGTACACCATCCGGTCTTGACCCGGTCGGATCACGCCCGACTTCACCTTCCCCCTGGAGCGAACGCCGGCGTCGCGTAGAAAATGACGGAACAGATGGCCAGCGTAAAGCATTGCTTCATCCTTTTCCGCCGACAGGACGATCCGCTCCGCCGTTCGACCGGATTGCCGAATGCGGTCAAGGATAAACGGAAGCAAAGGCGTCTGCGGTTCGGCACTGACATAGCGGTGCTCCGAGAGCCTGATGAAGTTG harbors:
- a CDS encoding metallophosphoesterase family protein — encoded protein: MRIAVIADIHGNLEAFQSVLRDIDGSGIQHIVSVGDNIGYGAESEAVMALIRERGILSVLGNHEMAVRYPRFFKWFNPQVQATLQSTFAGLSSQTLADIHRMPSLLIRWGSRFVHGFPPKSPFLYLYQMRERKICRAFHRIDEKHCFIGHTHELNLIRVRGGSARYLPFSRGVAVLENDAAYLINVGSVGQPRDGDNRAKYVIWDISASSVEVRRVSYDIDTAIRKILDAGYPESFAARLR
- a CDS encoding prepilin peptidase produces the protein MAIYPSVLIHFVVFVFGLCIGSFLNVCIFRIPRAKSIVRPPSACPVCGAPIRFHNNIPLLSYALLKGRCRDCGVSIPLRYPALELATGLTATAIFATFGASLSAIVYFTFLSTLWVVSLIDIDHRIIPDVISLPGIPLFFLASLAVPSMTVKDALLGILFGGGSLYIVAWSYSALKKTDGMGGGDIKLLAMIGALIGWKGVLFTLFVGSALGTLVGVGLMITGGKTMKLAVPFAPFLSAGAAIYVFFGPRLINWYLNVIPLSI
- the lon gene encoding endopeptidase La is translated as MAESDKDDLISIIEEDEEDIDIPEVLPLMPVRDVVIFTDMLLPLFVGRKKSVRAVEEAVANDNYLMLATQQDPGVENPKPEEIYTLGTVARVLRMLKLPDGRMKALVQGVAKARIVEYVRKRSWYSVKINLIEDLPVSKDDLTIEALMRNVREYSEKIMTLRGEMSSDVGAILDSIEDPGKLADLVASNLKLKIQESQMILEIIDPLERLKKVNELLSREVDLSAMQAKIQSDVKDEISKSQRDYYLREQVRAIHRELGELDEKALEIEEYKRRIKRARLGKEAKEEAEKQLRRLEQMHPDAAEASIVRTYLDWLVELPWQKMTADHFDIPGAKKVLDEDHYGLTKVKDRILEYLSVRKLNPETKGPILCFVGPPGVGKTSLGRAIAKAMRRKFFRISLGGVRDEAEIRGHRRTYIGALPGRIIQGLKQCGSRNPVFMMDEIDKLGSDFRGDPSSALLEALDPEQNANFSDHYLNLSFDLSKVMFILTANMTDTIPSALLDRMEVIRLSGYTDEEKMDIATKHLLPRQIKENGLKSKNISITGNAMLQIINEYTSEAGVRNLEREIGSICRKVARKIAEGEKGPFLVTRANIHKYLGVPQYYPEMDQDESQVGLSTGLAWTEAGGDVLYIEVSLFGGKGDLLITGQLGEIMQESARAAVSYARANMDRWGVDESFFENQDIHIHVPAGAIPKDGPSAGIAMATALISVMTGRPVNKYVAMTGEITLRGRVLPIGGLKEKALGALRGGIQTVILPEKNRKDLSEIPANLKRKMKFIPVKHMDEVLPIALEESAPRKRRSERKTPAAKSPGTSAARGERM
- the tsaB gene encoding tRNA (adenosine(37)-N6)-threonylcarbamoyltransferase complex dimerization subunit type 1 TsaB, which codes for MRILAVDTCSRSCSVAVTDSGKLAGEVTTLRPQTHSRHLMRMIDMALEMAGTTLDAVDAFGVTRGPGSFTGLRIGISTIKGLALAAGKPAVGVSSLQALALPLMCFDRLVCALLDAGKGEVYSASYRFARSAGLSETEGDSRWGTTGFSAEEKVLHPADVLADITAPCTFVGEGARAYASLITARLGEKARLAANEHHVIRGASVARLAFLRLKYDAGNDITGLVPRYLRKSDAELNLDAKRRTEPRNA
- a CDS encoding phosphatidylserine decarboxylase family protein, producing the protein MKNFVWSDPPGQTAYPVAKAGYPFIFAAAFATAVFALLGLVWPSVIGLAATLGICCFFRDPDRVIPYSETGVVSPADGRVVFVDTVPENPYIEGPSLKVSVFMSVFNVHVNRVPFSGTIVDVLYHPGKFFSANLDKASSDNERNAVVLESSQGVRLCFVQIAGLIARRIICYVQPGDPVTKGQRFGLICFGSRLDLYLPSDATPCVRVGDRVKGGTSVLGHLK
- the greA gene encoding transcription elongation factor GreA; this translates as MERVPITREGYESLKRELETLKSVERPKNIKAIEEARAHGDLSENAEFDAAKDRQAFIEGRISELGFKLGNAEIIDTESVSRDRAVFGCKVLLENIDTGEEVRYQLVGPDESDIEKGKISVGSPLGKAIIGKSPGEEVVLNAPGGKRCYEIVDIL
- the rpoZ gene encoding DNA-directed RNA polymerase subunit omega, which translates into the protein MARITIEDCLNRVPNRFKLVHMVAKRVRQIREGSEYLVSSPKNEDIVVALREIAAAKVFIKKEPDKE
- a CDS encoding ATP-binding protein; translation: MLRHVHKTLRRSVGKALHRYDMIADGDRVLVGLSGGADSLTLMWCLKERLARVPIHYDLFAVYIDPGFEDGFSDDLIRYSDGMGYALRVEHTDFGPLSHSDVNLENPCFLCSRLRRKRLFEVARELGCRKLALGHNKDDIIETLFLNMCYAGEISTMLPVQPFFQGAFTVIRPLAFSDEEVIRRFAKEMAFPEFVNSCPSAATSRRAEIKAMLKTLYRSNRKIKGNIFRSMSHVKPDYLLQ
- the folE2 gene encoding GTP cyclohydrolase FolE2; translation: MIDIQSQRDDRNIPIDKVGIKNLRYPITVRDRRNGRQHTVASINMYVDLPGKYKGTHMSRFVELLHIIRPEISLDKFAHILEQMKAHLDAASAHIEISFPYFIEKKAPVSDSPGLLDYSCKLIGVSDSSDGIDIVSEVTVPISSVCPCSKEISDVGAHNQRGEVRLRTRFKRFIWIEDVIELVEGCASCEVYSVLKRVDEKCVTERGYNNPKFVEDVVRDIAAKLLEDQNITWFSVSAENFESIHNHSAYASITRGENPNAGAESII
- a CDS encoding D-alanyl-D-alanine carboxypeptidase/D-alanyl-D-alanine-endopeptidase; this encodes MNRWFFSLLLLAACHGVRPGATDAFSAVGGEGSKRLNMERQSIARLLGDQDALLAADPAGKTVVSIRADRMLVPASTLKILTALIARHYLGTAFRFKTEFYLDDRNNLKIKGYGDPLLISEVIRNISATMAERIHVFNDLIVDGSWFGAVAVPGITDTLNPYDAPNGALAVNFNTVNFIRLSEHRYVSAEPQTPLLPFILDRIRQSGRTAERIVLSAEKDEAMLYAGHLFRHFLRDAGVRSRGKVKSGVIRPGQDRMVYRYDATYSLDEIIRQLLMYSNNYIANQLLISAGIAVHGPPGTLEKGILAADDYIRTVLKRRDIRMVEGSGISRENRITAACMMKILEAFAPLHDFMREDGGIYYKTGSLTGVKTRVGYVRGKDGSLSPFVLILNTPDKSVDPVMSRLAGLLEQKATR